The Desulfovibrio sp. Fe33 genome includes the window GCGAAATATTCGGCGTGGATCACTGGGGCGTGGCCCCCGACATCATGTGCTTCGGCAAGGCGCTGGGCGGCGGCGTGGTGCCCATGTCCGGCTTCTTCTCCACCCCGGAAATCTGGAAGGTCATGGAGCCCAACCCGTTCATGCACACCACCACGACGGGCGGCAATCCCATCGCCTGCGCCTCGGCCCTGGCGGCCATCACGGTCATGCACGAGGAGAACTTGCCTGCCCAGGCCGCCGAGAAAGGCGAATACGTCAAGAACCGCCTGAACGAACTGTCCGAAAGGTATCCCGGCATCCTGCGGGAGGTCACGGGCAAGGGCTTGCTCGTCGGAATGCACTTCATCGACGACGAGATCGGCTACCACGTGGCCTCGGGCCTGTTCGCGCGCGGCGTAATCACGGCCGGAACCCTCACCAACGCGCGGTGCATCCGGTTCGAACCCGCGCTGAACATTCCCATGGACCTTCTGGACGAAGCCCTGAACCGGATGGAAGACGTCTTCAAGTCGCTGTCCGCCAGCAAGGGCTAGCCCCGGCCGAATAGCCGAAAACCGCAGCGGCCGCCGTCCTTTTGGGGACGGCGGCCGCTGAAGCTTCATGGGCGTTGAAATCAAGGACTGTCCGCCCGGTCCAGCCCGGACAGGGACAAGCCGATGAACTCGTTCAAGGTGTCGCCGTCGGACTCTCCGATAAGCCGATCAACCTCGCGCCCTTCATGAAACAACAGGAAGGTGGGCGTACCCTTCACCGAAAAGCGTTCGGTCGCCATGTCCAGATAATCCTCGTCGTACAAAAAGCAACGCAACGAACCGCCGCGCTGCCGACAGGTCGCTTCAAGCGCCCCTACCTGGCCGGAATATCTTTCATTCCGTTTCAGGAAAGCGACCAGTAGAGGGACGCCTCTGCCCTGCAATTCCACATCAAAGGCCTGAGGCTCGATAGTCTTGACCTTGCGCATCCTTTCGCTCCTTCTCCGCCGCGACGCGCAGGTCCACTGGCAGAGGCTTGCTCCAAAGATAACAGGGAGCCGAATTGGATGCATCAGATCAAAACGTTAGTGTGATTATAAATTCACGGCGGGCGAACACGGACTGAATCAGACGTCCTCCCCCCAAGCCTTGAGCTTGCGATACAGGGTGGCCCTGTGGATGCCCAACCTGCCAGCAGCACGCACCTTGTTTCCCCCGCACTCCCGGAGCACGGCCAGAACATCCTCCCGGCCGGGCCTGGCCGAAAAGGATAACGGCGCGATGCTCCCCTCGGGAGCCGAAACCATTCCCTGCGCCGAGCCCCTGATCTGATCCACCAGATCCTTGCGGATATGCTTGAGTTCGATGGTCTTGCCGGGGGACAGGATGCAGGCGTGCTCCAGGGCGTGCTTGAGCTCACGCACATTGCCCGGCTAGGAGTAGGTCAGGAAAAGGTCCATGACCTCCTCGGCCACCCCTTCGAAAAGCTTGCCGAAATTTTCGGAGAAAGCATCCAGAAAATGCTCCACCAACATGGGGATATCCGCCTGCCGGTCCCTGAGCGGCGGCAATGTCACCGGCATGACGTTGAGCCGGTAATAGAGGTCCTCCCGGAAGAGGCCCCGGCGCACCGATTCGCGCAGGTCCACGTTGGTGGCGGCGAGGATGCGCACGTCCGCCGTGCAGGTCCTGGACTCGCCCACGCGCTCATACTCCCGGCTCTCAAGGAACCTCAGGAGCTTGAGTTGGAGCATGGGGGAGATGTCGCCGATCTCGTCCAGGAACAGGGTTCCGCCCTGGGCCGCCTGTATGCGCCCGGCCTTGTCCCGGACCGCGCCGGTGAAAGCGCCGCGAACATGCCCGAACAGCTCGCTCTCGAGGAGGCTCTCGGACAGGGCCGAACAGTTGACCTTGATGAGCGGCTTGCCCGCGCGCACTCCGCCGTAATGCAGGGCTTCCGCGACCAGCTCCTTGCCGGTGCCGGATTCCCCCAGGATAAGCACAATGGAATCCAGGGACGAAAGCTGCTCCAGTAGCTGGTAAATATCCTGCATGGGGCCGCTGCGCCCAACAATCCCGCGAAAGCCGTGCCGCTGCTGCAACTGCTTTTCCAGGTCCGCTATGTGCGAAATATCCCGGACGACGAGCACCGCGCCGGATTGCCCGTGCTCCCTGTCCACCAGCGGCGAACAGTTGATCTCGACCATACGCTCGCCGAGAGCCGGAGTCTTCACTTCGATCTCATAGCCGCGCACTGGCTTGTCGGTCTTGAGGACCTGTCGAAGCACCTGGATGCAAGGGTTGCCCTCGTCTTCGACCACGGCCTCCAGCCTGTGCCCGCGGGCCCTCCCCTCCCCGATTCCGAAGAGGGTCTTGGCCGCGCTGTTGGTGGCGATGATCGACAGGTCGGAGTCCACGGCCAGGATGGCGTCGGGGATGGAAGAGAAGGTCGCCTCCAGATTCAGCCGATACCGCTCCTTCTCCATGGTGGCCCGGACCAGCGCTCGTTCGGCGGCCTTGTGCTCGGTCACGTCGCGGCCCACGGCCTGAATCTCCACGACATTGTTCCGGTCGTTCAGCACGGCCCGATGGGTCCAGGAAATCCAACGCTTCTCTTTGTCCGAACGAATCTGCCGCACTTCCTGGTCCAGCACGGGCCTGGCCGGATCGAACCCGTCCAGCCACCGGGCAAGGGACCGGCTGTCCATGGCCTCCATGGTCGCGAAAAAATTACGCCCGAGCACATCCTCCTCGTCCTGGCCCACGAACCGCTCGAAAGCGTTGTTGACGAAGGTCAGCCTGCCGTCCGTGCCGTAGCGGCAGATGAG containing:
- a CDS encoding thioredoxin family protein is translated as MRKVKTIEPQAFDVELQGRGVPLLVAFLKRNERYSGQVGALEATCRQRGGSLRCFLYDEDYLDMATERFSVKGTPTFLLFHEGREVDRLIGESDGDTLNEFIGLSLSGLDRADSP
- a CDS encoding helix-turn-helix domain-containing protein, whose amino-acid sequence is MVSAPEGSIAPLSFSARPGREDVLAVLRECGGNKVRAAGRLGIHRATLYRKLKAWGEDV